The Actinomycetota bacterium genome contains a region encoding:
- a CDS encoding protein kinase has product MSTLTVYTLKGEKIGLRSTGKSGGEGSIYEIIGNDGSCAKIYHSRKVTAELHQKVLSMVENPPDDPSPDARHRSIGWPEDVLYSDSGRSWFVGYTMPLIDTKTFQETHKYFDPSDRLKAFGGSFTWQHLFTAAFNMASAVAALHEKGHRIGDLRETNILVSPSALVSIIDCDSFQVKDSVSGITYYTRVGSGEFLPPELMGADFRTNDYDRYYSDLFALAIVVFKFLSNGVHPYQARGPLVDDAPSPEEKIKKGYFPYAAHIKGIEPPSYALPYDIIPPSIRALFNRCFVEGHTDPLRRPTAIEWFDALKAEGVKLKQCSQNEYHWYGNHLNDCPWCQTLLSLGKDYFPKPFYAGQQIELIAAKYVPELPEESAQGQSQTLTPATGPAQTSPQGYGRSRVPRKSPRKHRVLSRNIWVGFAQMLGGIIALYAAFMLYKYGVYGFNQFDPSIDDSEIFLVQVMAYAFLLVLGIHIIRSGTDDW; this is encoded by the coding sequence ATGTCAACGCTTACGGTCTATACCCTAAAGGGCGAGAAAATCGGATTAAGAAGCACCGGCAAGAGCGGCGGCGAGGGCTCTATCTACGAAATCATCGGCAACGACGGCAGTTGCGCCAAGATTTATCACTCGCGAAAAGTCACAGCGGAACTCCACCAGAAAGTATTGAGCATGGTGGAAAACCCGCCTGACGACCCGTCTCCCGACGCGAGGCATCGCTCCATTGGCTGGCCCGAAGATGTCCTCTATAGCGACTCAGGCAGAAGCTGGTTTGTCGGCTACACGATGCCCCTGATAGACACAAAGACATTTCAGGAGACCCATAAATATTTTGACCCGTCCGATAGGCTAAAAGCGTTTGGCGGAAGCTTTACCTGGCAGCATTTGTTTACCGCGGCGTTCAATATGGCGAGCGCGGTGGCGGCCCTGCACGAGAAAGGGCATCGCATCGGGGATTTAAGGGAGACCAATATTCTCGTATCTCCAAGTGCCCTGGTATCGATAATAGATTGCGACTCGTTCCAAGTTAAAGATAGTGTGTCTGGAATTACATATTATACCCGGGTTGGTAGCGGTGAATTCTTGCCGCCCGAACTGATGGGTGCCGATTTCAGGACCAACGATTATGACCGATACTACTCGGATTTGTTTGCCCTGGCTATCGTAGTCTTCAAGTTTTTGTCGAACGGAGTCCATCCCTATCAGGCGAGAGGCCCTCTCGTCGATGACGCTCCATCGCCGGAGGAAAAGATAAAGAAGGGGTACTTCCCGTATGCCGCGCACATCAAGGGCATCGAACCTCCCAGCTACGCGCTTCCATACGACATAATTCCGCCGTCTATAAGGGCTTTGTTTAACCGGTGTTTTGTCGAGGGTCACACAGACCCTTTAAGGCGACCGACGGCAATAGAGTGGTTCGACGCGCTAAAAGCCGAGGGTGTAAAGTTAAAACAATGCTCGCAGAATGAATATCACTGGTATGGCAATCATCTTAACGATTGCCCCTGGTGTCAAACCTTGCTCAGCCTGGGCAAGGATTACTTTCCGAAGCCTTTTTATGCCGGACAACAAATCGAGCTTATCGCGGCAAAATACGTCCCTGAGTTGCCGGAGGAATCGGCGCAGGGGCAATCGCAAACGCTTACGCCGGCAACAGGACCCGCGCAAACATCGCCGCAAGGATACGGGCGTTCGAGAGTACCTCGAAAAAGCCCAAGGAAGCACCGCGTCCTATCGAGAAACATTTGGGTGGGTTTTGCGCAGATGCTCGGGGGTATTATAGCCCTATACGCCGCCTTCATGCTCTACAAATATGGAGTATATGGATTCAACCAATTCGACCCGTCCATAGACGATTCTGAAATATTTCTAGTCCAAGTCATGGCGTATGCATTCCTTCTCGTGCTTGGAATCCACATAATACGTTCCGGTACGGATGATTGGTAG